The Pyrus communis chromosome 12, drPyrComm1.1, whole genome shotgun sequence genomic sequence GCGGAAAACTTTGGGTTTGAGTGGTTTTACAGTTTCAGAAACTAAGCCTTTATATAACAACAAGAAGATGCAATAAAAGGTAAAGCCTTAGGAACATGTACCTTGCTTGCAATGAGAGTCTAATTAAAGTAAAAGCCAGGCATGTACTTGATAAGGACATAAGTTTTTTGTTGGTGGTTATTCCGCTGCATTATCTTTGATTTGAGGTTTTCTGTCGAAAAGTAAATTTAGAAGTAGAGCTAATATGCATGGACGATTGTCACTCGTTGATATGTACGAGAGTCTCATGTGTTAGAAGCGTCGTGTAGACTCTAATACGCTAAATATGTACATGAAGACGATATTTTAAAATAGAGATACGAGGTGAATCATGTCAAGCACtctaagaagaaaaaatataaatttacaccaaatacacataaatATGGACAATTGTCGGTCTTTATTAATAAGTATGAGTAACATAGTAAGAACGTCCCGAAGactccaaactcaaaacatttcttgtaAATAGAGGCCATGTCAACGTGTGCATACCTCGTCATTTGAGTTAACTTAATCTCCAGATCTTTTGGGCCATTGATTCCTAAGCGAGAACCATAAACAAGATTTAAAATTTGGATAATCAAACTTTTGCCAAGCATCCAAGTAAACAATAGCATTCTTTATTCGGGTGGTGCTATTCATACATTCAATTTTACCTTTCACACTTTTCCTCTCAATCTCCGTCcatcagatcgaatgaattaaagaagatgaatgaaaaaaaattaacaaaatatatgaaaagtaaaaaataatatgtaaataGATCTACCCGCTTTATTATTGTtcactttcttttctttatacTTAATTAAGATAAAATCCAGGATAATCTGCTCCCTTTGGTACCTTTTGtgcttaacttttttttttcttacctgGTGTGGATCATGTGGAATTTTTACATGAAATCATGGGCAGTTAACTGCAAGCTTCAATCCGAAACCAATGAGTATGTATTGTCCTGAAGAAAGGAATTATTTGATGAGACATTTCTGAATGAAAGGGAAAAAAGCAAGGGACACAGACACAGTTGAGGGGTCGTGAATACGAACGACGATCTTCTTCAGATaatctttgtgaggatcctgaaGATCTTCCAATCACGTCCGTTCATCatgcgatcagaaattattgtaatttttttatttaaaaaattaaatataaatagtaattGACAAAAACTGGCTGCATAATACACTATAAACGAATGTGATTAGGGGGTAtctgggatcctcacaaagaagatccaaAGAGAATCCTCATTCCGTGAATACTATGACTCTATTAGGCAGATAACTTTTATGATACGTATGCATTGTTACTATGACGTTTCGTGTTAATACTATATTAATGAGCAGCTATATATTATTTCTATAACAGTGTAAACCGACATGTGGGGAGATAGTAAGTAAGAGAGGTGAACTTTACCAGACAAATCACATGTGTGCATATTTGCTTGTTTGATCGCTAGGCATAAAAATTGGACACCTCCCACCTTCGACTACCATAAAGACATGGGCTTGGGTTATCATGGGTTGGCCCAAGAACCAAACTAGCTAGGCTTATAGAGAAAATGGGTTCGACGGTTCGACTGGACTGGCTGAACCTAACTAGCTAGCTGAACCAAACTAGTTAGGGCTTCACTGGGTCCCAACCCAAACTTGGGTTCGGATCAAGCTCTCCTTGGACTAGTATATCAAACAGTGGGCCCAACAAACCATTTCTAAATCTTGGGCCTTAGCAAGTCGAAGGCcaattcaaacaaacaaaatgagCCCAAAATGTGTGGGGCGTAAGTCGGTGCGGAGAAGTGGCAGGGCCATGACAAGTGTAAAGTTGACGGTGCCGTAGGAAGAGAGAAGCaagagctagagagagagagagagagagctagagagagagagagagagagagcgcgtgGCAAATGAAATGCGCTGTGTTTTTATATCCCCTGTAGCAGCGAGAGCAACAAGTGCTTTAGGCCGCTTAGCGAATGGTTTCCGCTATCCAGCGCCCGGTGTGCAACAAGTCTTAACCTTCACCACTCTCGCTCAGCGCCATAGTCGTCGTCACGCACTCGCACTCGCACTCCTCCCAACCACTGTTCTCTTTTCCTCGTTCCCTCtcctccaaaaccctaatttcctcACGGGTAACCGTAACTCTGTCTTCCGCGGAATGGAGGTATCTCTCTCTCCTTGTGACTAAACAGAGCgttgggtttctgggttttcgtTCTTTCTGCTTATGTTCGTGTAAAAATTCAAtctttgtgtttgttaattagtttCTTATAACTTTATTGTCAACCCATTGGATTTGGATGTCATTTGTTATCGGTAAATAATAGAGTTTGAATAATGATTAATTGTGGTATGATCTGATTCTTGTAGCTGTGTTCCCAAATAATATGGATTTGTGATCATTTTAGTCCCCAATTCGAAGCGCTTTGTTGCtttgtttgtgtttgtaatCTGATTAATGTTAATAGGATTTGGATTCCAATGTGGATTGTgcttgtttatgtttatttgaaTTCCAATGTGGGTTCTGCTTGTTTGTGTTTATTTGAATCACTTTGTTGATTAGTTCTATTTCGGCGTTAATTCTCTGTCAGTTTTGATTGTGGGAACAACATCGCAACCGAgcttttctttttgtaattgttttgtttaatttgcaGCAATACTGGTCCGGGAGTAGCATTAATAAGAACAAGGGGATGGTGGATCATTTGAAGAGTTGTGGAGTGATTAGATCCAAAAGGGTTGCTGAAGTGATGGAGACTATTGATAGGGCTTTATTTGTGCCGGACGGGACCCCACCTTATGTTGATTCCCCCATGGCAATAGGTTATAATGCCACCATTTCTGCACCTCATATGCATGCAATGTGCCTTCAATTGTTGGAAGAGCATTTGCAGCCTGGAATGCGCGCTTTGGATGTTGGCTCGGGTAAGATTGTCTATCACATTTCTATATTATTTCGTGTTTGCAGTTAACACATTCTCGGAAGTGAAAATTCACATTTTGACTTTCGAATACTATGTAAACCAGAATAGTTTGCAATTGTTATGCTTCGTGTTGATGGCGGTCGTAGAAGTCCTGGAACTTCCTTTACTGTATTTTGTTTTGCAGGGACGGGATACTTGACGGCGTGTTTTGCGTTGATGGTTGGGCCACAAGGTCGCGCAGTTGGCGTCGAGCACATTCCTGAGTTGGTTTCTTCCTCAATTCCGAATATTGAAAAAAGTGCAGCAGGAACATTATTGAGAGAAGGCTCCCTCTCAGTGCATATCGGTGGTATGTCTTCTGAAACCTTGAAATGGAAACCGGAAACCgacacaaaagaaaacaaaattcacTGTCTTGTTAATTTGTAATGAAAACTTGCTTAGCATTAGTTTATGCACCGGAAACAAAACACCGGCTTTCTTCCAATTTGTTTCATTTCAATGGATAAATTGCCACTTGAGACTATAACACTTGTTGCCAAACTTTGGCTGCCATTCACTCGATGCATATGGTCAAGTATATCCACCTGCATACGCATCAGCTCAACACACGATTTTACTAGTGCAGAGTGCAATTACTCGTTTTATTGATTCGACATTTGTTGTGGCAGACGGAA encodes the following:
- the LOC137711204 gene encoding protein-L-isoaspartate O-methyltransferase 1-like; this translates as MRCVFISPVAARATSALGRLANGFRYPAPGVQQVLTFTTLAQRHSRRHALALALLPTTVLFSSFPLLQNPNFLTGNRNSVFRGMEQYWSGSSINKNKGMVDHLKSCGVIRSKRVAEVMETIDRALFVPDGTPPYVDSPMAIGYNATISAPHMHAMCLQLLEEHLQPGMRALDVGSGTGYLTACFALMVGPQGRAVGVEHIPELVSSSIPNIEKSAAGTLLREGSLSVHIGDGRLGWPEFAPYDAIHVGAAAPEIPQPLIDQLRPGGRMVIPVGNIFQDLKVVDKDLDGSISVRDETSVRYVPLTNRDDQLRGS